In Rosa chinensis cultivar Old Blush chromosome 1, RchiOBHm-V2, whole genome shotgun sequence, a genomic segment contains:
- the LOC112184904 gene encoding uncharacterized protein LOC112184904, producing the protein MHLRPPFPSSRESQTHSLKHFQLEKGTRMDNQQEGHELISMTYTWTIDNYSKLKTRKHYSDGFVVGDFKWRIVVYPKGSNGRKYLSMYLNVADASKLPSGWRRYAEFSLTVVNQFNSDKSIRIDTQHQFSAKKSDWGFTSFMPLSELFDPNEGFLVDDICIVEAEVAVSKADIKVLKDQETAFLEQELQSQSSDADSVKYSDASTTHTSLCYEQMLAFQDTALNSDPVQPNVDSVKVRSLKIEPRSDQVLPYQETDSPVGPPIVDDNDEAPSTPLTPVGELVDFRGVGKIDKAFVPLLEEVCIWHPSLISCQRKRSRMYSGWAFTALGQLLHFLDTTKVKDMMEDPREHDPCDHLQVLWEEVETFRFDLSWLEPYVQSALEMKKFGEREGVMKKLREDVDALETEIKRLRAMLSVAEEDHAVAKRNLAKAEESFGEANLNSKLGYGRH; encoded by the exons ATGCATTTAAGACCTCCATTCCCCTCCTCCAGAGAGTCACAGACACACTCTCTAAAGCATTTTCAACTCGAGAAAG GTACAAGAATGGATAACCAGCAAGAGGGTCATGAGCTTATATCCATGACCTACACCTGGACAATCGACAACTACTCTAAGCTCAAAACCCGGAAACATTACTCTGATGGTTTTGTCGTCGGCGATTTCAAatg GCGGATCGTGGTGTATCCAAAAGGGAGCAATGGGAGGAAATACTTGTCCATGTACTTGAATGTTGCAGATGCTTCAAAGTTACCATCTGGGTGGCGTAGATATGCCGAGTTCTCCTTGACGGTCGTTAATCAATTTAACAGCGACAAATCGATAAGAATAG ACACTCAGCATCAGTTCAGTGCAAAAAAAAGTGACTGGGGCTTCACATCATTCATGCCTCTGAGTGAGCTTTTTGACCCGAATGAAGGGTTTCTCGTGGATGACATATGTATTGTTGAAGCCGAGGTTGCAGTCAGTAAAGCTGACATTAAGGTTTTAAAAGACCAAGAAACTGCCTTTCTTGAGCAGGAACTTCAAAGTCAGTCTTCCGATGCGGATTCTGTGAAATATTCAGATGCTTCAACCACACATACATCACTTTGTTATGAACAGATGCTTGCTTTTCAGGATACCGCACTAAATTCTGACCCTGTTCAACCAAATGTTGATTCTGTGAAAGTTCGAAGCTTGAAAATAGAACCAAGATCTGATCAAGTGCTTCCTTACCAGGAGACTGATAGCCCAGTTGGCCCTCCCATAGTTGATGACAACGATGAAGCTCCCTCCACCCCGCTGACCCCAGTTGGCGAGCTCGTAGATTTCAGGGGAGTAGGGAAAATAGATAAAGCTTTTGTTCCACTACTGGAAGAAGTCTGTATATGGCATCCTTCGTTGATTAGCTGCCAGAGGAAAAGAAGTCGCATGTATAGTGGATGGGCATTCACAGCTTTGGGTCAACTATTGCATTTTCTGGACACTACAAAGGTTAAGGATATGATGGAGGATCCACGTGAGCATGATCCATGTGATCACCTTCAAGTTTTGTGGGAGGAGGTTGAGACCTTCAGATTCGACTTGAGTTGGCTGGAGCCTTATGTTCAATCAGCTTTGGAAATGAAGAAGTTTGGGGAGAGGGAAGGAGTAATGAAGAAACTCAGAGAGGATGTTGATGCTTTGGAAACTGAAATAAAGAGGTTAAGGGCGATGCTGTCTGTTGCTGAGGAAGATCACGCAGTTGCAAAAAGAAACCTGGCAAAGGCAGAGGAAAGCTTTGGTGAGGCAAATTTGAACAGCAAGCTCGGTTATGGGAGGCATTAG